Proteins from one Drosophila gunungcola strain Sukarami chromosome 3R, Dgunungcola_SK_2, whole genome shotgun sequence genomic window:
- the LOC128252243 gene encoding uncharacterized protein LOC128252243 — protein sequence MFGGNDDVDTFYDCRSDEEGSPELVVGGGDEVICKQAPRFDDPVEIRAVLERAAIATQRLLRCYGGTDYCVPPRPTMTRFYPATLEVSARLHTDDKCPCPKDRQCKLIGDPVTLKLPIELNPESGQVKVNIFQPKSIGTFCGCNEPKNQSRPKSRRSSVRWSTQEQVCSNGQEPNQSESK from the coding sequence ATGTTTGGCGGTAACGATGATGTAGATACTTTCTACGATTGCCGAAGTGACGAAGAGGGTTCGCCGGAAttggttgtgggtggtggtgATGAAGTTATCTGCAAACAGGCTCCCCGATTTGATGATCCCGTGGAGATTCGGGCCGTGCTGGAACGAGCAGCCATTGCCACACAGCGGCTTTTAAGGTGCTATGGCGGCACCGATTATTGCGTGCCCCCTCGTCCAACGATGACCCGGTTCTACCCGGCCACCCTGGAGGTCAGTGCCCGTCTCCACACCGATGACAAGTGTCCGTGTCCCAAGGACAGGCAATGCAAGTTGATTGGCGACCCGGTGACCCTCAAGCTTCCCATCGAACTGAATCCGGAGAGCGGCCAGGTCAAGGTGAACATCTTCCAGCCGAAGTCAATTGGCACCTTCTGCGGCTGCAATGAACCCAAAAATCAGAGCAGACCCAAGAGCAGGAGGTCCAGTGTGCGATGGAGCACCCAGGAGCAGGTTTGCTCCAATGGCCAGGAGCCGAATCAAAGCGAATCAAAGTGA
- the LOC128253082 gene encoding phenoloxidase-activating factor 2, translating into MSPFGRMWWLSLLQWLAMGIGSGAQAWSFGPAQSDAGQDTGPQPSDVGSTANHTILTRQLIVGTLLPPQVPPGTWPPVPSIVNPGTTSYCRCVPPGSCANPVPTVPSDGSGQLDIRIVNNGGYPSIPSTSATLTCSYGLVACCQAGSYQCGRRFPPPPGASAAGAGQASFGAYPWQAAILTTADVYLGGGALITAQHVLTAAHKVYNLALTSFKVRLGEWDASSTSEPIPAQDVYVSNVYVNPSFNPNNLQNDVAILKLSTPVSLTSKSTVGTVCLPTTSFVGQRCWVAGWGKNDFGPTGAYQAIQRQVDVPLIPNANCQAALQATRLGASFVLSPTSFVCAGGEAGKDACTGDGGSPLVCTSNGVWYVVGLVAWGIGCAQSGVPGVYVNVGTFLPWIQTTLTL; encoded by the exons ATGTCTCCGTTCGGTCGGATGTGGTGGCTGTCACTGCTGCAGTGGCTGGCCATGGGAATAGGATCGGGAGCGCAGGCCTGGAGCTTTGGACCAGCACAATCGGATGCCGGCCAGGATACCGGACCCCAACCCAGCGATGTGGGCAGCACCGCGAACCACACGA TACTCACCAGGCAGCTGATTGTGGGCACCTTACTGCCACCGCAAGTGCCGCCGGGCACCTGGCCACCAGTGCCCTCCATTGTGAATCCCGGCACCACCAGCTATTGCCGGTGCGTTCCGCCCGGATCCTGTGCCAATCCCGTGCCCACTGTACCCAGCGATGGCAGTGGTCAGCTGGACATCAGAATTGTCAATAATGGAGGATAT CCCTCAATTCCGAGCACATCTGCCACGTTGACCTGCAGCTATGGCTTGGTGGCCTGCTGCCAGGCGGGAAGCTATCAATGTGGCCGCAGGTTTCCACCTCCGCCTGGTGCCTCTGCCGCAGGAGCTGGTCAGGCCAGTTTTGGGGCATATCCCTGGCAGGCGGCAATACTAACCACCGCTGATGTTTACCTGGGTGGAGGAGCACTGATCACCGCTCAACATGTCCTTACCGCCGCCCACAAAGTCTACAATTTGGC gCTCACCTCATTCAAGGTGAGACTGGGGGAATGGGATGCCAGCAGTACTAGTGAACCGATTCCCGCTCAGGATGTGTATGTCTCCAATGTGTACGTGAATCCCTCGTTCAATCCCAACAACCTGCAGAACGATGTGGCCATCCTGAAGCTGTCCACTCCAGTTTCGCTGACCAGCAAATCCACGGTGGGCACTGTTTGCCTGCCCACCACCAGTTTTGTGGGTCAGCGCTGCTGGGTGGCCGGGTGGGGCAAGAACGACTTCGGACCCACTGGCGCCTATCAGGCCATTCAGCGGCAGGTGGACGTGCCACTGATACCCAATGCCAACTGCCAGGCGGCGCTGCAGGCCACTCGGCTGGGCGCCTCCTTCGTCCTCAGTCCCACCAGTTTCGTCTGTGCCGGCGGCGAGGCTGGCAAGGATGCCTGCACCGGAGATGGAGGCTCTCCGCTGGTCTGCACCAGCAACGGGGTCTGGTATGTGGTGGGTCTGGTGGCCTGGGGCATCGGATGCGCCCAGTCTGGAGTTCCGGGGGTCTACGTCAATGTGGGCACATTTCTGCCTTGGATTCAGACCACTCTGACGCTGTAA
- the LOC128256454 gene encoding uncharacterized protein LOC128256454, with protein MSVLDHQYGSTVRHTIVARANQPMVTRTLRLNSSIVPNLTTPLKAKSTEVKAQLMQKERSSSTGMSGFSTLTSRDGLKGKDYWNAAIEDVEFAAACRFQPRIPVIDYSLVLPPKLRERVKRIQNYDYSKSDDDIYIRDEMQELRPEDYMSASSSEKSEEEEEPVLLDIGRKKVEEYFNESDHSDIVRMEHEFEKFDLKLDEPVGHTHRKVDKTSWYAKFLCAPRDKRVSWQSRVEHPGQNYSMVTLDEQAENLMDASAERFVEWLNSFGTLESNLTPEKVKNLFSIKGDRTLLASVKTDPKEVNAIAQTVADKWNKPHMAIELKYEKHINDHASRVNQKPMLSAFGRTVPLKDRPWLKRSNDTAIKTVYPEELLTREKIFKGITHLRSTTALIDFYLTHPELERPQYLLQSGDFEESSASVSEVEIPLYELLGLRY; from the exons ATGTCCGTGTTGGATCACCAGTATGGGTCGACCGTCCGCCACACGATTGTGGCTAGGGCCAACCAGCCGATGGTTACCCGCACATTGAGACTGAACTCCAGCATAGTTCCGAATTTGACCACCCCACTGAAGGCGAAGTCGACGGAGGTGAAGGCTCAGCTCATGCAAAAGGAGCGATCTTCCAGCACCGGGATGAGTGGCTTCTCCACGCTGACCTCTCGCGACGGGCTGAAGGGCAAGGACTACTGGAACGCGGCCATCGAGGATGTGGAGTTCGCCGCCGCCTGTCGCTTCCAGCCGCGCATCCCTGTTATCGACTACTCCCTGGTGCTGCCACCAAAACTTCGCGAAAGGGTCAAGCGCATCCAGAACTACGACTATTCCAAGTCCGATGACGACATCTACATTCGGGACGAGATGCAGGAGTTGCGGCCCGAGGACTACATGAGCGCCAGTAGCTCCGAGAAAAGCGAGGAAGAGGAGGAACCGGTG CTCCTCGATATTGGACGCAAAAAAGTGGAGGAGTACTTCAACGAGAGCGATCACTCGGATATTGTGCGCATGGAGCACGAGTTTGAAAAGTTCGATCTAAAGTTGGACGAACCAGTGGGTCATACCCATCGCAAAGTAGATAAAACCAGTTGGTATGCCAAGTTCCTTTGTGCCCCGCGTGATAAAAGGGTCAGCTGGCAGAGCCGCGTCGAACATCCCGGCCAGAACTACTCCATGGTGACGCTGGACGAGCAGGCCGAGAATCTCATGGATGCG tctGCGGAACGCTTTGTCGAGTGGTTAAATTCTTTTGGAACCTTGGAAAGCAACCTGACTCCTGAGAAGGTCAAGAACCTCTTCTCCATCAAAGGCGATCGCACTTTGCTGGCCTCTGTTAAGACAGATCCCAAAGAGGTTAATGCCATAGCCCAGACGGTTGCCGACAAATGGAACAAACCACAT ATGGCCATTGAGCTGAAGTACGAGAAGCATATCAACGATCACGCTTCCCGCGTTAACCAGAAACCCATGCTTAGTGCCTTTGGACGCACTGTGCCCCTGAAGGATCGCCCCTGGCTGAAGCGATCGAATGACACCGCCATCAAGACCGTTTATCCGGAGGAGCTGCTGACCCGCGAGAAGATCTTTAAGGGCATCACCCACCTGCGCAGCACCACTGCCCTGATTGACTTCTATTTGACCCATCCGGAGCTGGAACGACCGCAGTATCTGCTGCAGAGCGGCGACTTCGAGGAGTCCAGTGCCAGTGTATCTGAGGTGGAGATTCCCCTCTACGAACTCCTGGGATTGCGTTATTAA
- the LOC128261794 gene encoding uncharacterized protein LOC128261794 encodes MGHLELDFHAIPKLHGRENYWQWRVLLKTYLEANDLWKHNEPKESPQTKFLILASITADKVEPAYDDQTCSYIFQNMESRFGPYS; translated from the exons ATGGGTCACTTGGAGTTGGATTTTCACGCTATTCCCAAGCTACATGGCCGTGAGAACTATTGGCAGTGGCGCGTCCTCTTGAAGACCTATCTGGAGGCCAACGATCTGTGGAAGCACAACGAACCCAAAGAG AGCCCCCAAACCAAATTCCTGATTTTGGCCAGCATTACGGCCGATAAGGTTGAGCCAGCCTATGATGACCAAACCTGTTCGTACATATTCCAGAACATGGAGAGTCGATTCGGGCCTTATAGTTAG
- the LOC128252241 gene encoding uncharacterized protein LOC128252241 yields MDEDLANTPADPSINRSDFTRGGRFVSQNTITLSRGMDSTRLLFMGDHFQQQPSEQDIFFDCLSPAEDSPREGRSATSRCKFDDPAAIREALERAANATQMLLKNFDNSGGWNRPCAVTLELTARLVDPKKSRVGCPLHGKPVTVQMPLEFNPQSGKMVSCQQKHPPPAGQKHRKESICQCRSQQRMGPAPRAPPQASSECPALMYMQHERQSDDNDPNSRHQQTEQSYLKAHSKPSKWQSQPSDIEDPHAKPSQTEASYLRKHHTPKYPASEPESKLEKDEEEEEEGQGPTCSCKAKRSKSADPPAVKAHVCQCHQESLPCGVSRDDKLPSHKVPCSVRTSVTEQSAGTSFKSALTACTKELLDPCTCGSSPPYWANQSNVVSAPSYSRALGPTGSSLKTNFTLTSDGNKVKSKHSRSKSLSSMPDKSHPPNQSGVTWLSALKDPEIEVEVSPIEQPARAPCICNATQTSKVPSMVSYPPSQAANYRSLSSGHPCNQPSFGADTETSATTRSQSIVGKITCLCASEQQSTKGFVSTLADAPSHPKDQEENHESNLQPCASARIQHPSGFSQFEEFQTSQCGPSNSFRSRKVSLKSHEKFCDCDKSSESDSSPIQTSLHTHRSLSGGSCLCNGDDPPPEDLSKAPCVNRECQCYLQDDMPEMLSAQEGSGFQTPLDPCGNISNPCSTRKQRILELMEKLTSPSCDCGVSRPCMIHQLFRELTLLLRSEKETAVAPEDEPSPPCLQFDECCKAEHDRRGEEEEPGEKPKSKRELRRVECFHQLEDYLRKCFLPPGEPEIPETDIYAFELDPDFPPDPETQKCIIQPCHLSSEQFFDIGDPRTCSGDGLDGDVFLDCEGDEDEKKDCDCKEESELCKQLKAFFDKQLQETDINVEGNESEQKAHSMTLKEICDGATTTAPCEKEDKSEQICPFAGMVSCPPWTKEETDWAAYPYNIDPCAEPEPPTPAPKIPCTGLLPEVALSPELKNLCEELLRKALKDCGLCPGGDETALHSCEDTPEPCDTCPTECEEGDEVCPEECPEECPEECPEGAPEQGCLCCHCRALICDDECKTVSKTLRSAMCDPICEMKYFIDSMIIDLHAMDCVLGNKKAKPKDVKANDATNRAGPGDSFPVTIASVTPLGCTALFVRWDVADCRAIAGYEIYVDGHLTNRFHSFRHEAGVITDVEVTCPHQIVLRAQAVGQEFPGEGMGKLPKDCGCRTVAVSNPELAAGAERPWSPSVYYYDPNQFNAPSAGGVPEC; encoded by the exons ATGGACGAGGACCTCGCCAATACGCCCGCCGATCCGAGCATAAATAGAAGTGACTTTACTCGTGGGGGTCGCTTCGTCAGCCAAAACACCATCACATTGTCCCGCGGAATGGACTCCACCCGACTGCTCTTCATGGGCGACCACTTCCAGCAACAGCCTAGTGAGCAGGACATCTTCTTCGATTGCCTTAGCCCGGCAGAGGATTCGCCGCGGGAGGGCCGCAGTGCCACCAGTCGTTGCAAGTTCGACGATCCGGCTGCAATTCGGGAGGCCCTGGAACGGGCGGCCAATGCCACCCAGATGCTGCTCAAGAACTTCGACAATTCCGGCGGCTGGAATCGCCCGTGTGCCGTCACCCTGGAGCTGACTGCTCGACTGGTGGATCCGAAAAAGAGTCGCGTGGGATGTCCGCTGCACGGCAAGCCCGTCACTGTCCAGATGCCGCTGGAGTTCAATCCGCAGAGCGGCAAGATGGTCAGCTGCCAGCAGAAGCATCCCCCGCCGGCCGGCCAAAAGCATCGCAAGGAGTCCATCTGCCAGTGCCGCTCCCAGCAGCGGATGGGTCCCGCCCCAAGGGCTCCACCCCAGGCCAGCTCAG AATGCCCGGCTCTGATGTACATGCAGCATGAGCGACAATCCGACGACAATGACCCCAACTCCCGCCACCAACAGACCGAGCAATCCTACCTGAAAGCCCACTCGAAGCCGTCGAAGTGGCAGTCCCAGCCATCTGACATCGAGGATCCCCATGCCAAGCCCTCGCAGACGGAGGCCTCCTATCTGCGGAAGCACCACACACCCAAGTACCCTGCATCTGAGCCAGAATCGAAGTTGGAGaaggatgaggaggaggaggaggaggggcaGGGGCCAACCTGCTCGTGCAAGGCCAAGAGATCAAAGTCCGCCGATCCGCCAGCGGTTAAGGCCCACGTGTGCCAGTGCCACCAGGAATCCCTTCCCTGTGGCGTGAGTCGCGATGACAAACTGCCAAGCCATAAAGTGCCCTGCTCAGTGAGGACTTCGGTGACGGAACAAAGTGCTGGCACCTCTTTCAAGAGTGCCCTGACAGCCTGCACCAAGGAGCTCCTCGATCCCTGCACCTGTGGCTCCAGTCCGCCCTATTGGGCCAATCAGAGCAATGTGGTGAGTGCCCCATCGTATAGCAGGGCCTTGGGTCCCACCGGATCCTCGTTAAAAACCAACTTCACCCTGACTTCCGATGGCAACAAAGTCAAAAGCAAACACTCGCGTTCCAAGAGCCTATCCAGTATGCCCGATAAGTCGCATCCACCGAATCAAAGTGGCGTGACTTGGTTGTCTGCCCTCAAGGATCCGGAGATTGAAGTTGAAGTCAGTCCCATTGAACAGCCTGCCAGAGCTCCCTGTATATGCAATGCCACGCAGACGTCTAAGGTGCCCTCGATGGTGTCCTATCCACCGAGCCAGGCGGCGAACTATCGCAGCTTGTCAAGTGGACATCCATGCAATCAACCCTCCTTTGGAGCGGATACCGAGACCTCGGCCACCACGCGATCCCAGTCGATTGTGGGCAAGATCACCTGCCTGTGTGCCTCGGAACAGCAGTCCACCAAGGGCTTTGTGTCCACCCTGGCCGATGCTCCATCCCATCCGAAGGATCAAGAAGAGAATCACGAGAGCAACTTGCAGCCCTGTGCCTCCGCCAGGATCCAACATCCATCCGGCTTCTCCCAGTTCGAGGAGTTCCAGACATCCCAATGTGGCCCCAGTAACTCTTTCCGTTCTAGGAAAGTGAGCCTCAAATCGCATGAAAAGTTCTGTGACTGCGACAAGTCCTCCGAATCCGATTCCAGTCCCATCCAGACCAGTCTGCACACCCACAGAAGTCTCTCTGGCGGCAGTTGCCTGTGCAATGGCGATGATCCCCCGCCGGAGGATCTCTCAAAGGCACCGTGTGTTAACAGGGAATGCCAGTGCTACCTGCAGGATGATATGCCAGAAATGCTGAGTGCCCAGGAGGGCTCGGGTTTTCAGACACCACTAGATCCCTGTGGAAATATAAGTAACCCATGCAGCACGCGAAAACAGCGCATTCTTGAGCTGATGGAGAAGCTTACAAGTCCTAGCTGCGATTGCGGCGTATCTCGTCCCTGTATGATACATCAGCTCTTCCGGGAACTCACGCTTCTCCTAAGATCCGAAAAGGAAACTGCAGTTGCACCGGAGGACGAACCATCGCCGCCTTGTCTGCAATTCGATGAGTGCTGTAAGGCTGAACATGACCGGAGGGGTGAAGAGGAGGAGCCCGGCGAGAAACCCAAGTCGAAGAGGGAGCTCCGGCGAGTCGAGTGCTTCCATCAGCTGGAGGATTACCTGCGCAAATGCTTCCTGCCGCCAGGAGAACCGGAGATCCCCGAGACCGATATCTACGCCTTTGAATTGGACCCGGATTTCCCGCCAGATCCGGAGACCCAAAAGTGCATCATTCAGCCGTGCCACCTATCCTCAGAGCAGTTCTTCGACATCGGAGACCCACGAACTTGCTCGGGAGATGGCCTAGATGGCGATGTATTCCTCGACTGCGAGGGCGATGAGGATGAGAAAAAGGATTGTGATTGCAAGGAGGAGTCGGAACTTTGCAAGCAGTTGAAAGCATTCTTCGACAAGCAGCTGCAGGAGACGGACATCAATGTGGAGGGCAATGAGTCGGAACAGAAGGCCCACAGCATGACCCTGAAGGAGATCTGTGATGGCGCCACGACCACTGCGCCCTGCGAGAAGGAGGACAAGAGCGAGCAGATATGTCCATTCGCCGGCATGGTGTCCTGCCCTCCGTGGACCAAAGAGGAAACGGACTGGGCAGCCTATCCCTACAACATAGATCCCTGTGCCGAGCCAGAACCACCGACGCCGGCGCCGAAGATTCCCTGCACTGGTCTGCTACCCGAAGTAGCTTTGTCGCCCGAACTGAAAAACCTCTGCGAGGAGCTCCTACGCAAGGCTCTTAAGGACTGCGGACTATGTCCTGGCGGTGATGAGACGGCTCTGCACTCCTGTGAGGACACACCCGAGCCTTGCGACACATGTCCGACGGAGTGCGAGGAGGGCGATGAGGTGTGCCCGGAGGAGTGCCCGGAGGAGTGTCCCGAGGAGTGCCCGGAGGGGGCACCTGAGCAGGGATGCCTCTGCTGCCACTGCCGCGCCCTCATCTGCGACGACGAGTGCAAGACGGTTTCCAAGACCCTTCGCTCGGCCATGTGCGATCCAATCTGCGAAATG aAATACTTTATAGACTCGATGATCATCGATCTGCATGCCATGGACTGTGTGCTGGGGAACAAGAAGGCAAAGCCTAAG GATGTCAAGGCAAATGATGCAACAAACAGGGCAGGACCGGGTGATAGTTTTCCGGTTACAATTGCAAGTGTTACCCCCTTGGGTTGCACTGCTCTTTTCGTCAGATGGGATGTGGCGGACTGTCGTGCTATTGCAGGATATGAG ATTTATGTGGATGGGCATTTGACAAACAGATTCCACAGTTTTCGGCACGAGGCCGGAGTGATAACCGATGTGGAGGTGACGTGTCCCCACCAGATAGTGCTGCGTGCCCAGGCGGTGGGTCAGGAGTTTCCCGGCGAGGGAATGGGCAAGCTACCGAAGGATTGTGGCTGCCGGACGGTGGCCGTTTCTAATCCGGAATTGGCGGCCGGAGCTGAGAGGCCGTGGTCGCCCAGTGTCTACTACTATGATCCCAACCAATTCAATGCGCCGTCGGCGGGAGGCGTGCCAGAGTGCTAG